From Chryseobacterium gallinarum, one genomic window encodes:
- a CDS encoding carbon-nitrogen hydrolase family protein has product MQIETRPLSVQDYDELAQTMKRAYPQMSESIWSKKSIEKLTRIFPDGQICITVDGKLAAVALSIIVNYDEFGDDHTYSDITGNYTFNTHTSKGNVLYGIEVFVDPEFRELRLGRRLYDARKELCELLNLKSIILGGRIPNYHKHSHELSPREYIRRVRDKEIYDPVLSFQLSNNFLPIRVLKKYLPEDEASRENAVLLQWNNIYYSKNPNTMQDSIIRLGLVQWQMRHFKDIDAFYEQVEFFVNVMGDYKSDFVLFPELFNTPLLAPFNNLSERDSMIELAKLTEEIKERISELAISYNVNIISGSMPVFENNELYNVSYLLHRDGRMDEYRKIHITPNEKRYYGMKGGNEIKVFDTDCGKVGLVICYDVEFPELPRILADQGMKILFVPYLTDTQNAYMRVRHCAAARAIENECYVAIAGCVGNLPKVNNMDIQFGQAAVFTPSDFAFPSNAVKGEATPNTEMTLIVDVDLNLLKDLHHNGSVQVMKDRRKDLYDTYLK; this is encoded by the coding sequence ATGCAAATAGAAACAAGACCCCTGAGCGTTCAGGATTATGATGAATTGGCACAAACAATGAAAAGGGCTTATCCGCAAATGTCGGAATCAATATGGTCTAAGAAAAGCATAGAAAAGCTCACCAGAATATTTCCGGATGGCCAAATTTGTATTACAGTAGATGGAAAACTGGCTGCAGTGGCGCTGTCTATTATTGTGAATTATGACGAATTCGGGGATGATCATACCTATAGTGATATTACAGGTAATTATACCTTCAATACACACACTTCAAAAGGAAATGTTTTATATGGGATAGAAGTTTTTGTTGATCCCGAATTCAGAGAATTGCGTCTCGGAAGAAGATTGTATGATGCCAGAAAAGAATTATGCGAATTATTAAATTTAAAATCAATAATTCTGGGCGGCAGAATCCCGAATTACCACAAGCACAGCCATGAGCTTTCTCCAAGAGAATATATACGAAGGGTGAGAGATAAAGAAATTTATGATCCCGTGTTATCTTTTCAGCTTTCAAATAATTTCCTGCCGATCAGGGTATTGAAAAAATACCTTCCCGAAGATGAAGCGTCCAGAGAAAATGCCGTTCTCTTGCAGTGGAATAATATCTACTACAGCAAAAACCCGAATACGATGCAGGACAGCATCATCCGCCTGGGATTGGTACAATGGCAGATGAGGCATTTCAAAGATATAGACGCTTTTTATGAGCAGGTGGAGTTTTTTGTAAATGTAATGGGAGATTACAAATCAGACTTTGTACTCTTCCCTGAACTTTTCAATACTCCTTTACTGGCCCCCTTCAATAATCTTTCGGAAAGAGACAGTATGATAGAACTGGCAAAACTTACCGAAGAGATTAAAGAAAGAATTTCAGAGCTGGCCATCAGTTATAATGTGAATATTATTTCCGGAAGCATGCCTGTTTTTGAAAACAATGAACTCTACAATGTAAGCTATCTTCTTCATCGTGATGGGCGTATGGATGAATACAGAAAGATTCACATTACCCCAAATGAAAAAAGATATTACGGAATGAAAGGTGGCAATGAAATCAAAGTTTTCGATACCGATTGTGGTAAAGTAGGCCTTGTCATCTGTTATGATGTGGAATTCCCGGAATTGCCCAGAATTCTGGCAGATCAGGGAATGAAAATACTATTTGTCCCATACCTTACAGATACCCAGAATGCTTATATGAGAGTTCGGCACTGTGCGGCAGCAAGAGCCATAGAGAATGAATGCTATGTCGCAATTGCCGGTTGCGTAGGAAATCTTCCAAAGGTTAATAATATGGATATCCAGTTCGGACAGGCTGCTGTATTTACACCTTCAGACTTTGCCTTTCCGTCTAATGCTGTAAAAGGAGAAGCCACTCCGAATACCGAGATGACCCTGATTGTGGATGTAGATCTGAATTTATTGAAAGACCTGCACCATAATGGCTCCGTCCAGGTGATGAAAGACCGTAGAAAAGACCTTTATGACACTTATCTTAAATAA
- a CDS encoding ABC1 kinase family protein: MFDKQQRKLKRSAKLISVLSKYGFKDLLARMNGGNKQDDASVNSDEIISKGTVYERIRLALEELGPTFVKLGQTFSNREDLLPPELIQELQKLQDKVDTVDMDVEEALENEFNISVKDYFLEIQKEPLATASIAQVYKGVLKDGSPVILKLRKPDVQSVIEDDLLLIKDIEKLISTYSEIGEKLNMKQAISTFEKSLLEEVSLINEKNNIQQFRLNFKNNKETYIPKVYEEFSNNNILCMEFIDGIKVTDKSILLANGIDPVKVSEVGLRLFVSQILDYGFFHADPHAGNILVKRDGKIVFIDFGAVGKIQPNDKEILENLIVSFVAKNPHKIVRYLKKMAISYEIPDERRFEGDVEDILNFVHSSSLQQINVQVIINKMKDILKDNRLYMPDYFYLLFKGISLIEGVGRNINPELDIVKSLHPYTKKIFTKKINPKNLLKTGMDRMMNFTDNVDEIPKELRSVLQKLDENKFTVSSEIKNIEKTNQLIKSSVVNLILAMVLGANIIATAIVFVSESGPRIGELSLVAVLGFVFSVILVLILLLRVSRK; encoded by the coding sequence ATGTTCGATAAACAGCAAAGAAAACTGAAAAGATCTGCCAAACTGATTTCCGTGTTAAGTAAATACGGATTTAAAGACCTGCTGGCAAGAATGAACGGGGGTAATAAACAAGATGATGCCTCAGTAAATTCTGATGAAATTATTTCAAAGGGAACCGTTTATGAGAGAATAAGACTGGCTCTGGAAGAGCTGGGACCCACTTTTGTAAAGCTTGGGCAGACATTCAGTAACAGGGAAGATTTGCTGCCGCCGGAACTGATTCAGGAGCTTCAGAAATTGCAGGACAAGGTAGATACGGTAGACATGGATGTTGAAGAAGCCCTTGAAAATGAATTCAATATTTCCGTAAAAGATTACTTTCTGGAAATTCAGAAAGAACCTTTAGCCACTGCTTCCATTGCGCAAGTGTATAAAGGCGTTCTGAAAGATGGAAGTCCGGTAATTCTGAAACTGAGAAAACCTGATGTGCAGTCTGTCATTGAAGACGATTTGCTCTTGATTAAAGATATTGAAAAACTGATATCCACCTATTCAGAAATAGGAGAAAAACTGAATATGAAACAGGCTATTTCCACTTTTGAAAAATCATTACTGGAAGAAGTTTCCTTGATTAACGAAAAAAATAATATTCAGCAATTCCGCCTTAATTTTAAAAATAATAAAGAAACCTATATTCCAAAGGTATATGAAGAATTCTCCAATAACAATATTCTTTGTATGGAATTTATTGACGGAATCAAAGTGACGGACAAATCCATTCTCCTGGCCAATGGTATTGATCCGGTAAAGGTCTCCGAAGTAGGATTAAGGCTGTTTGTTTCTCAGATCCTGGATTATGGATTCTTTCATGCCGATCCACATGCCGGGAATATCCTGGTCAAAAGGGATGGAAAGATTGTATTTATTGATTTTGGAGCCGTAGGGAAAATCCAGCCTAATGATAAGGAAATTCTCGAAAACCTTATTGTAAGCTTTGTTGCCAAAAACCCTCATAAAATAGTCCGTTATCTTAAAAAAATGGCAATAAGCTATGAAATTCCGGATGAAAGAAGATTTGAAGGTGATGTAGAAGACATTCTGAATTTTGTCCATAGCTCATCCCTCCAGCAAATCAATGTTCAGGTCATTATCAATAAGATGAAAGATATTCTGAAAGACAACAGGCTCTATATGCCGGATTATTTTTATCTGCTGTTTAAAGGAATTAGCCTGATAGAAGGTGTAGGAAGAAATATTAACCCTGAACTGGATATTGTTAAAAGCCTTCATCCTTACACTAAGAAAATATTCACCAAAAAGATCAACCCGAAAAATCTTTTAAAAACCGGTATGGACCGGATGATGAACTTCACGGATAATGTAGATGAAATACCGAAAGAACTTCGCTCTGTTCTTCAAAAATTGGATGAGAACAAATTTACGGTTTCCAGCGAGATTAAAAATATAGAAAAGACCAATCAGTTGATCAAGTCCAGTGTGGTTAACCTGATTTTAGCTATGGTTCTGGGAGCAAATATTATTGCAACAGCTATAGTCTTTGTTTCAGAATCAGGGCCGAGGATAGGTGAATTGTCTTTAGTAGCTGTCTTAGGATTTGTTTTCTCAGTTATTTTGGTTTTAATACTTTTGCTGAGAGTATCGAGGAAATAA
- a CDS encoding DEAD/DEAH box helicase, whose amino-acid sequence MEKLTFADFDLPVKILDVLADLELFEPTPIQEKSLKPILSGRDVMGIAQTGTGKTLAYLLPVLKTWKYSKTGNPTVLVLVPTRELVVQVTEILEKLTENITARVIGIYGGKNINTQKLLFNDGCDILVGTPGRVMDLAIDNAISLKEIQKLIIDEFDEMLNLGFRPQLTHIFEMMKEKRQNILFSATMTEAVDEMLDEYFANPVEISLARSGTPLEKIEQTAYKVENFNTKINLLEYLLKKDTDMSKVLIFNNNKKHADLLFTKIDELFPEQFDVIHSNKSQNYRLKAMKRFENEEIRGLITTDVMARGLDISNITHVINFETPDIPEQYIHRIGRTGRADKEGKAVTFVTKKEEPLVLDIELLMDKELKFNDFPAEVKINPNKIASEKDEVVMKNPVQVKLNEGGGAFHEKKAKNTKENWGGPSKRKAPKKFGANRAQQKAKSKSKRKK is encoded by the coding sequence ATGGAAAAACTCACTTTTGCAGATTTTGACCTTCCGGTTAAAATTCTTGATGTTTTAGCAGACCTGGAATTATTCGAGCCTACACCAATTCAGGAAAAAAGCTTAAAACCTATTCTTTCCGGAAGAGATGTAATGGGAATTGCACAAACGGGAACCGGGAAAACACTGGCTTATCTTTTACCTGTATTGAAAACATGGAAATATAGCAAAACAGGGAATCCAACTGTTTTGGTACTAGTTCCTACAAGAGAACTGGTAGTGCAGGTGACTGAAATTCTTGAAAAGCTGACAGAAAATATTACTGCAAGAGTAATTGGAATATATGGAGGAAAAAACATCAATACCCAGAAACTCTTATTCAATGATGGCTGTGACATTTTAGTAGGAACACCGGGAAGAGTAATGGATCTTGCTATTGATAATGCGATCTCCCTGAAGGAAATTCAGAAATTGATTATCGATGAATTTGATGAAATGCTTAATCTGGGTTTCAGGCCTCAGCTCACCCATATTTTTGAAATGATGAAAGAGAAAAGACAAAATATCCTTTTCTCTGCAACCATGACAGAAGCAGTGGATGAAATGCTGGATGAATATTTTGCCAATCCGGTTGAAATCTCATTAGCCAGGTCCGGAACTCCTCTTGAAAAAATTGAACAAACAGCATATAAAGTTGAAAATTTTAATACCAAGATCAACTTACTTGAGTATTTGTTGAAAAAAGACACGGATATGTCTAAAGTGTTAATTTTCAATAACAATAAGAAACATGCTGATCTGCTGTTTACTAAAATTGACGAGCTTTTCCCTGAACAATTCGATGTGATTCATTCCAATAAATCTCAAAATTACAGGCTTAAAGCGATGAAAAGGTTTGAAAATGAAGAGATAAGAGGATTGATCACTACCGATGTAATGGCAAGAGGTCTGGATATTTCAAATATTACCCACGTAATCAATTTTGAAACTCCGGATATCCCTGAACAATACATTCACAGAATCGGTAGGACCGGTAGGGCGGACAAAGAAGGAAAAGCAGTGACTTTTGTTACCAAAAAAGAGGAACCTCTTGTATTGGACATCGAATTATTGATGGATAAAGAATTAAAGTTTAATGATTTCCCTGCAGAAGTAAAGATCAACCCTAATAAAATTGCTTCCGAAAAAGATGAAGTGGTCATGAAAAACCCTGTACAGGTAAAACTGAATGAAGGAGGGGGAGCTTTCCACGAGAAAAAAGCTAAGAACACGAAAGAAAACTGGGGCGGGCCATCCAAGAGAAAAGCACCTAAGAAATTCG